One Spinacia oleracea cultivar Varoflay chromosome 4, BTI_SOV_V1, whole genome shotgun sequence DNA segment encodes these proteins:
- the LOC110796299 gene encoding uncharacterized protein isoform X2: protein MLFYVELFPFCYFSTKSNSICLLLIFKGDEASLQKALHLVYNLNQDCVDVLFYASWCQFSRNFRPSYSTLSSLYPSIPHFAIEESAIRPRTVATMDDHRDNEIQGIDGASHPTGESQGTNTSKKTKFRGPSKGVQAKKPMHLQYNQYGIPDGEWSGEYGKQVGSCAARININVKEYSTLDEHTKKGFWEETKLLFHIIDDPAKRREKYFHMCVAKRFGAFKSRLTRRWITKKEKMPKHQTNDMPWDIYHQITEDDWKTFVIERNKPEMLVRREKASKSALQNKHPHRTGQKGYVRKRPEWINDGRLPPEAALTLSSGSSSVTSSLTTAPDRFKKFRSVEWILAHQVKNKEGKWEVDPNDKEAVNIAKMALEYIEEEGKGNISFTQGEDALTKAMGKKDHRGRVKATGGVNVGYKVAFGPIDRSSRCGHIEPSPEAIESIRASVRREFEDQLERKVAEALQNQLATLKATGQLHTLSTPALDSALVSDEFDVNRALVTCCPSSSQQPRELKAITPCRLALEDKVLGNKVIVADGMAYPLDGSLHQHFRSMKPSHYKVQVDCIYDGHDDDTLPVPTGDGFNNLGRALASFVQWPIHLVIFEEDEEYSTPRPTKKSRSQIFEEVVGSSKGKKNELIVKEKTTELVVKDKTTELIVKEKATLDLGSKEKTTLKLTAKGNSCSNKLESKSKSKNSKTAKEMVGSCDRKTEESAAKSKKQNLADDTIQGLGPSCNYLKFIINTAPGDVYKNTSIPLPASVWHYDEDRQTYVNEVDVEEFLRGACLNISVIQVYMMCLFHEHTFAFDNSQIGFVCPEAMSSSRIKANPQAASMYLKVVFNAEIEKEKKGDPNITKWFLIPYHQENHWILYVLDLRRGCAYIFDSAIGSNRENSAWGILCLAYQVYKFNDGICPNRATMQGLKGFHVKCAQQVGAHECGYYVMKFMHEIVTLHHNTDERLDNAYTPRNAPYTDEEIDVVREQWAKFFTTEYLFT, encoded by the exons ATGTTATTTTATGTGGAGCTTTTTCCTTTCTGTTACTTTTCAACTAAATCTAATAGCATTTGCTTACTTCTAATTTTCAAGGGAGATGAAGCATCATTGCAAAAAGCGCTGCATTTGGTGTACAACCTCAATCAGGACTGTGTAGATGTTCTGTTTTATGCTTCTTGGTGCCAGTTCTCGAGGAACTTCAGACCAAGCTATTCAACCCTGTCTTCCTTATATCCATCTATTCCTCATTTTGCAATAGAAGAATCAGCCATCAGACCAAG GACCGTAGCTACCATGGATGATCATCGTGATAATGAAATACAGGGAATTGATGGAGCTAGTCATCCTACGGGGGAATCACAAGGTACCAACACTAGTAAAAAGACCAAATTCCGTGGTCCGTCAAAAGGAGTTCAAGCCAAAAAGCCTATGCATCTTCAGTATAATCAATATGGAATCCCCGATGGAGAATGGTCAGGAGAATACGGGAAGCAAGTTGGGTCTTGTGCTGCTAGAATTAACATTAATGTGAAAGAATATTCAACGTTAGATGAACACACAAAGAAGGGGTTTTGGGAGGAGACCAAG CTTCTGTTCCACATTATTGATGATCCGgctaaaaggagagaaaaatattttcatatgTGTGTGGCGAAACGCTTTGGAGCTTTCAAGTCCAGGTTAACGCGGCGTTGGATaactaagaaagaaaaaatgccGAAACATCAGACAAATGACATGCCTTGGGACATCTACCATCAAAtcacagaggatgattggaaaACATTTGTGATAGAACGAAACAAGCCGGAGATGTTG GTTCGTAGAGAAAAAGCAAGTAAAAGTGCATTACAAAACAAGCACCCACATCGCACAGGCCAAAAGGGTTATGTTAGAAAGAGACCAGAGTGGATAAATGATGGGCGACTACCGCCAGAGGCAGCTTTAACCCTCTCAAGTGGCTCCTCCTCAGTGACCTCATCACTCACCACAGCGCCAGATAGATTTAAGAAGTTTAGATCAGTAGAGTGGATCTTGGCTCATCAAGTTAAAAACAAAGAGGGAAAGTGGGAAGTTGACCCGAATGATAAAGAAGCCGTAAATATTGCTAAGATGGCT TTGGAGTACATAGAAGAAgagggaaaaggaaatatttcatTCACCCAGGGAGAAGATGCCCTCACCAAGGCTATGGGAAAAAAGGATCACCGTGGGCGTGTCAAGGCAACAGGTGGAGTTAATGTCGGTTACAAAGTTGCTTTCGGTCCAATAGACCGAAGTAGTAGATGTGGCCATATTGAACCATCACCGGAGGCTATCGAATCAATCAGAGCTTCGGTGAGAAGGGAGTTTGAAGATCAATTAGAGAGAAAGGTGGCGGAGGCCCTCCAAAACCAACTAGCCACATTGAAAGCAACCGGTCAACTACACACCCTCTCTACCCCCGCACTTGATTCTGCTCTTGTAAGTGATGAGTTTGATGTTAACCGTGCACTCGTAACCTGTTGTCCGAGTTCATCGCAGCAACCACGCGAGCTGAAG GCCATAACTCCATGTCGTCTTGCCCTTGAGGATAAAGTTTTGGGTAACAAAGTGATAGTGGCAGATGGTATGGCGTACCCATTGGATGGTTCGTTGCACCAACACTTTAGATCGATGAAGCCTAGTCATTATAAGGTCCAAGTTGATTGTATTTACGACGGACATGATGATGACACTCTTCCGGTACCTACTGGAGATGGATTCAATAACTTAGGCAGGGCTCTTGCTAGTTTTGTGCAATGGCCAATTCACTTGGTGATTTTCGAAGAAGACGAG GAGTACTCTACTCCACGCCCAACAAAGAAGTCCAGGAGTcagatttttgaagaggtggttGGTAGCTCCAAAGGGaagaaaaacgaattaattgtcAAAGAGAAGACAACAGAATTAGTTGTCAAAGATAAGACAACAGAATTAATTGTCAAAGAGAAGGCAACACTTGATTTAGGGTCCAAAGAGAAGACAACACTGAAGTTAACGGCCAAG GGAAATTCATGCTCAAATAAGTTGGAGTCGAAATCGAAGTCGAAGAACTCTAAGACGGCCAAAGAGATGGTaggtagttgtgatcgtaaaACTGAAGAATCAGCCGCCAAAAGTAAGAAGCAAAATTTGGCAGACGAcacaattcaaggtcttggcccATCATGCAATTATTTGAAGTTTATCATCAATACGGCGCCCGGTGATGTATATaaaaatacttcaatcccattgCCCGCTTCGGTTTGGCATTATGACGAAGATCGACAAACTTATGTAAATGAGGTTGACGTTGAAGAGTTCCTTAGAGGGGCGTGCCTCAACATTTCAGTGATCCAAGTCTATATGAT GTGTTTATTCCACGAACACACCTTTGCATTTGACAACTCTCAGATTGGGTTTGTTTGTCCCGAGGCAATGTCAAGCTCTAGAATCAAGGCCAACCCTCAGGCTGCATCAATGTATTTGAAAGTAGTTTTCAatgctgaaattgaaaaggagaagaagGGTGATCCTAACATTACCAAGTGGTTTTTGATCCCATACCATCAAGA AaatcattggattttgtacgtGTTAGACCTACGTAGAGGTTGTGCGTATATTTTCGACTCTGCGATAGGTTCCAACCGAGAAAATAGTGCATGGGGAATCTTGTGTTT ggcataccaagtgtacaagtttAATGATGGGATTTGTCCGAATAGAGCGACTATGCAGGGGTTGAAAGGCTTCCATGTAAAG tgtgctcaacaagtcggcgcccacgagtgtggctattacgttatgaagttcatgcatGAAATAGTCACGTTACACCATAACACTGATGAGCGGTTAGACAAT gcttacactccaagaaatgcgccttataccgatgaggaaatagatgtggttcgtgagcaatgggctaagttttttacaaccgagtatttatttacttag
- the LOC110796299 gene encoding uncharacterized protein isoform X1 has protein sequence MLFYVELFPFCYFSTKSNSICLLLIFKGDEASLQKALHLVYNLNQDCVDVLFYASWCQFSRNFRPSYSTLSSLYPSIPHFAIEESAIRPRCKLGECRILLCEPGSKHRLQKLQLNFPRTVATMDDHRDNEIQGIDGASHPTGESQGTNTSKKTKFRGPSKGVQAKKPMHLQYNQYGIPDGEWSGEYGKQVGSCAARININVKEYSTLDEHTKKGFWEETKLLFHIIDDPAKRREKYFHMCVAKRFGAFKSRLTRRWITKKEKMPKHQTNDMPWDIYHQITEDDWKTFVIERNKPEMLVRREKASKSALQNKHPHRTGQKGYVRKRPEWINDGRLPPEAALTLSSGSSSVTSSLTTAPDRFKKFRSVEWILAHQVKNKEGKWEVDPNDKEAVNIAKMALEYIEEEGKGNISFTQGEDALTKAMGKKDHRGRVKATGGVNVGYKVAFGPIDRSSRCGHIEPSPEAIESIRASVRREFEDQLERKVAEALQNQLATLKATGQLHTLSTPALDSALVSDEFDVNRALVTCCPSSSQQPRELKAITPCRLALEDKVLGNKVIVADGMAYPLDGSLHQHFRSMKPSHYKVQVDCIYDGHDDDTLPVPTGDGFNNLGRALASFVQWPIHLVIFEEDEEYSTPRPTKKSRSQIFEEVVGSSKGKKNELIVKEKTTELVVKDKTTELIVKEKATLDLGSKEKTTLKLTAKGNSCSNKLESKSKSKNSKTAKEMVGSCDRKTEESAAKSKKQNLADDTIQGLGPSCNYLKFIINTAPGDVYKNTSIPLPASVWHYDEDRQTYVNEVDVEEFLRGACLNISVIQVYMMCLFHEHTFAFDNSQIGFVCPEAMSSSRIKANPQAASMYLKVVFNAEIEKEKKGDPNITKWFLIPYHQENHWILYVLDLRRGCAYIFDSAIGSNRENSAWGILCLAYQVYKFNDGICPNRATMQGLKGFHVKCAQQVGAHECGYYVMKFMHEIVTLHHNTDERLDNAYTPRNAPYTDEEIDVVREQWAKFFTTEYLFT, from the exons ATGTTATTTTATGTGGAGCTTTTTCCTTTCTGTTACTTTTCAACTAAATCTAATAGCATTTGCTTACTTCTAATTTTCAAGGGAGATGAAGCATCATTGCAAAAAGCGCTGCATTTGGTGTACAACCTCAATCAGGACTGTGTAGATGTTCTGTTTTATGCTTCTTGGTGCCAGTTCTCGAGGAACTTCAGACCAAGCTATTCAACCCTGTCTTCCTTATATCCATCTATTCCTCATTTTGCAATAGAAGAATCAGCCATCAGACCAAG GTGTAAACTTGGTGAATGTCGTATCCTCTTATGTGAGCCAGGTTCCAAGCACAGGTTGCAGAAATTGCAGTTGAATTTTCCTAG GACCGTAGCTACCATGGATGATCATCGTGATAATGAAATACAGGGAATTGATGGAGCTAGTCATCCTACGGGGGAATCACAAGGTACCAACACTAGTAAAAAGACCAAATTCCGTGGTCCGTCAAAAGGAGTTCAAGCCAAAAAGCCTATGCATCTTCAGTATAATCAATATGGAATCCCCGATGGAGAATGGTCAGGAGAATACGGGAAGCAAGTTGGGTCTTGTGCTGCTAGAATTAACATTAATGTGAAAGAATATTCAACGTTAGATGAACACACAAAGAAGGGGTTTTGGGAGGAGACCAAG CTTCTGTTCCACATTATTGATGATCCGgctaaaaggagagaaaaatattttcatatgTGTGTGGCGAAACGCTTTGGAGCTTTCAAGTCCAGGTTAACGCGGCGTTGGATaactaagaaagaaaaaatgccGAAACATCAGACAAATGACATGCCTTGGGACATCTACCATCAAAtcacagaggatgattggaaaACATTTGTGATAGAACGAAACAAGCCGGAGATGTTG GTTCGTAGAGAAAAAGCAAGTAAAAGTGCATTACAAAACAAGCACCCACATCGCACAGGCCAAAAGGGTTATGTTAGAAAGAGACCAGAGTGGATAAATGATGGGCGACTACCGCCAGAGGCAGCTTTAACCCTCTCAAGTGGCTCCTCCTCAGTGACCTCATCACTCACCACAGCGCCAGATAGATTTAAGAAGTTTAGATCAGTAGAGTGGATCTTGGCTCATCAAGTTAAAAACAAAGAGGGAAAGTGGGAAGTTGACCCGAATGATAAAGAAGCCGTAAATATTGCTAAGATGGCT TTGGAGTACATAGAAGAAgagggaaaaggaaatatttcatTCACCCAGGGAGAAGATGCCCTCACCAAGGCTATGGGAAAAAAGGATCACCGTGGGCGTGTCAAGGCAACAGGTGGAGTTAATGTCGGTTACAAAGTTGCTTTCGGTCCAATAGACCGAAGTAGTAGATGTGGCCATATTGAACCATCACCGGAGGCTATCGAATCAATCAGAGCTTCGGTGAGAAGGGAGTTTGAAGATCAATTAGAGAGAAAGGTGGCGGAGGCCCTCCAAAACCAACTAGCCACATTGAAAGCAACCGGTCAACTACACACCCTCTCTACCCCCGCACTTGATTCTGCTCTTGTAAGTGATGAGTTTGATGTTAACCGTGCACTCGTAACCTGTTGTCCGAGTTCATCGCAGCAACCACGCGAGCTGAAG GCCATAACTCCATGTCGTCTTGCCCTTGAGGATAAAGTTTTGGGTAACAAAGTGATAGTGGCAGATGGTATGGCGTACCCATTGGATGGTTCGTTGCACCAACACTTTAGATCGATGAAGCCTAGTCATTATAAGGTCCAAGTTGATTGTATTTACGACGGACATGATGATGACACTCTTCCGGTACCTACTGGAGATGGATTCAATAACTTAGGCAGGGCTCTTGCTAGTTTTGTGCAATGGCCAATTCACTTGGTGATTTTCGAAGAAGACGAG GAGTACTCTACTCCACGCCCAACAAAGAAGTCCAGGAGTcagatttttgaagaggtggttGGTAGCTCCAAAGGGaagaaaaacgaattaattgtcAAAGAGAAGACAACAGAATTAGTTGTCAAAGATAAGACAACAGAATTAATTGTCAAAGAGAAGGCAACACTTGATTTAGGGTCCAAAGAGAAGACAACACTGAAGTTAACGGCCAAG GGAAATTCATGCTCAAATAAGTTGGAGTCGAAATCGAAGTCGAAGAACTCTAAGACGGCCAAAGAGATGGTaggtagttgtgatcgtaaaACTGAAGAATCAGCCGCCAAAAGTAAGAAGCAAAATTTGGCAGACGAcacaattcaaggtcttggcccATCATGCAATTATTTGAAGTTTATCATCAATACGGCGCCCGGTGATGTATATaaaaatacttcaatcccattgCCCGCTTCGGTTTGGCATTATGACGAAGATCGACAAACTTATGTAAATGAGGTTGACGTTGAAGAGTTCCTTAGAGGGGCGTGCCTCAACATTTCAGTGATCCAAGTCTATATGAT GTGTTTATTCCACGAACACACCTTTGCATTTGACAACTCTCAGATTGGGTTTGTTTGTCCCGAGGCAATGTCAAGCTCTAGAATCAAGGCCAACCCTCAGGCTGCATCAATGTATTTGAAAGTAGTTTTCAatgctgaaattgaaaaggagaagaagGGTGATCCTAACATTACCAAGTGGTTTTTGATCCCATACCATCAAGA AaatcattggattttgtacgtGTTAGACCTACGTAGAGGTTGTGCGTATATTTTCGACTCTGCGATAGGTTCCAACCGAGAAAATAGTGCATGGGGAATCTTGTGTTT ggcataccaagtgtacaagtttAATGATGGGATTTGTCCGAATAGAGCGACTATGCAGGGGTTGAAAGGCTTCCATGTAAAG tgtgctcaacaagtcggcgcccacgagtgtggctattacgttatgaagttcatgcatGAAATAGTCACGTTACACCATAACACTGATGAGCGGTTAGACAAT gcttacactccaagaaatgcgccttataccgatgaggaaatagatgtggttcgtgagcaatgggctaagttttttacaaccgagtatttatttacttag
- the LOC110796299 gene encoding uncharacterized protein isoform X3: MDDHRDNEIQGIDGASHPTGESQGTNTSKKTKFRGPSKGVQAKKPMHLQYNQYGIPDGEWSGEYGKQVGSCAARININVKEYSTLDEHTKKGFWEETKLLFHIIDDPAKRREKYFHMCVAKRFGAFKSRLTRRWITKKEKMPKHQTNDMPWDIYHQITEDDWKTFVIERNKPEMLVRREKASKSALQNKHPHRTGQKGYVRKRPEWINDGRLPPEAALTLSSGSSSVTSSLTTAPDRFKKFRSVEWILAHQVKNKEGKWEVDPNDKEAVNIAKMALEYIEEEGKGNISFTQGEDALTKAMGKKDHRGRVKATGGVNVGYKVAFGPIDRSSRCGHIEPSPEAIESIRASVRREFEDQLERKVAEALQNQLATLKATGQLHTLSTPALDSALVSDEFDVNRALVTCCPSSSQQPRELKAITPCRLALEDKVLGNKVIVADGMAYPLDGSLHQHFRSMKPSHYKVQVDCIYDGHDDDTLPVPTGDGFNNLGRALASFVQWPIHLVIFEEDEEYSTPRPTKKSRSQIFEEVVGSSKGKKNELIVKEKTTELVVKDKTTELIVKEKATLDLGSKEKTTLKLTAKGNSCSNKLESKSKSKNSKTAKEMVGSCDRKTEESAAKSKKQNLADDTIQGLGPSCNYLKFIINTAPGDVYKNTSIPLPASVWHYDEDRQTYVNEVDVEEFLRGACLNISVIQVYMMCLFHEHTFAFDNSQIGFVCPEAMSSSRIKANPQAASMYLKVVFNAEIEKEKKGDPNITKWFLIPYHQENHWILYVLDLRRGCAYIFDSAIGSNRENSAWGILCLAYQVYKFNDGICPNRATMQGLKGFHVKCAQQVGAHECGYYVMKFMHEIVTLHHNTDERLDNAYTPRNAPYTDEEIDVVREQWAKFFTTEYLFT, from the exons ATGGATGATCATCGTGATAATGAAATACAGGGAATTGATGGAGCTAGTCATCCTACGGGGGAATCACAAGGTACCAACACTAGTAAAAAGACCAAATTCCGTGGTCCGTCAAAAGGAGTTCAAGCCAAAAAGCCTATGCATCTTCAGTATAATCAATATGGAATCCCCGATGGAGAATGGTCAGGAGAATACGGGAAGCAAGTTGGGTCTTGTGCTGCTAGAATTAACATTAATGTGAAAGAATATTCAACGTTAGATGAACACACAAAGAAGGGGTTTTGGGAGGAGACCAAG CTTCTGTTCCACATTATTGATGATCCGgctaaaaggagagaaaaatattttcatatgTGTGTGGCGAAACGCTTTGGAGCTTTCAAGTCCAGGTTAACGCGGCGTTGGATaactaagaaagaaaaaatgccGAAACATCAGACAAATGACATGCCTTGGGACATCTACCATCAAAtcacagaggatgattggaaaACATTTGTGATAGAACGAAACAAGCCGGAGATGTTG GTTCGTAGAGAAAAAGCAAGTAAAAGTGCATTACAAAACAAGCACCCACATCGCACAGGCCAAAAGGGTTATGTTAGAAAGAGACCAGAGTGGATAAATGATGGGCGACTACCGCCAGAGGCAGCTTTAACCCTCTCAAGTGGCTCCTCCTCAGTGACCTCATCACTCACCACAGCGCCAGATAGATTTAAGAAGTTTAGATCAGTAGAGTGGATCTTGGCTCATCAAGTTAAAAACAAAGAGGGAAAGTGGGAAGTTGACCCGAATGATAAAGAAGCCGTAAATATTGCTAAGATGGCT TTGGAGTACATAGAAGAAgagggaaaaggaaatatttcatTCACCCAGGGAGAAGATGCCCTCACCAAGGCTATGGGAAAAAAGGATCACCGTGGGCGTGTCAAGGCAACAGGTGGAGTTAATGTCGGTTACAAAGTTGCTTTCGGTCCAATAGACCGAAGTAGTAGATGTGGCCATATTGAACCATCACCGGAGGCTATCGAATCAATCAGAGCTTCGGTGAGAAGGGAGTTTGAAGATCAATTAGAGAGAAAGGTGGCGGAGGCCCTCCAAAACCAACTAGCCACATTGAAAGCAACCGGTCAACTACACACCCTCTCTACCCCCGCACTTGATTCTGCTCTTGTAAGTGATGAGTTTGATGTTAACCGTGCACTCGTAACCTGTTGTCCGAGTTCATCGCAGCAACCACGCGAGCTGAAG GCCATAACTCCATGTCGTCTTGCCCTTGAGGATAAAGTTTTGGGTAACAAAGTGATAGTGGCAGATGGTATGGCGTACCCATTGGATGGTTCGTTGCACCAACACTTTAGATCGATGAAGCCTAGTCATTATAAGGTCCAAGTTGATTGTATTTACGACGGACATGATGATGACACTCTTCCGGTACCTACTGGAGATGGATTCAATAACTTAGGCAGGGCTCTTGCTAGTTTTGTGCAATGGCCAATTCACTTGGTGATTTTCGAAGAAGACGAG GAGTACTCTACTCCACGCCCAACAAAGAAGTCCAGGAGTcagatttttgaagaggtggttGGTAGCTCCAAAGGGaagaaaaacgaattaattgtcAAAGAGAAGACAACAGAATTAGTTGTCAAAGATAAGACAACAGAATTAATTGTCAAAGAGAAGGCAACACTTGATTTAGGGTCCAAAGAGAAGACAACACTGAAGTTAACGGCCAAG GGAAATTCATGCTCAAATAAGTTGGAGTCGAAATCGAAGTCGAAGAACTCTAAGACGGCCAAAGAGATGGTaggtagttgtgatcgtaaaACTGAAGAATCAGCCGCCAAAAGTAAGAAGCAAAATTTGGCAGACGAcacaattcaaggtcttggcccATCATGCAATTATTTGAAGTTTATCATCAATACGGCGCCCGGTGATGTATATaaaaatacttcaatcccattgCCCGCTTCGGTTTGGCATTATGACGAAGATCGACAAACTTATGTAAATGAGGTTGACGTTGAAGAGTTCCTTAGAGGGGCGTGCCTCAACATTTCAGTGATCCAAGTCTATATGAT GTGTTTATTCCACGAACACACCTTTGCATTTGACAACTCTCAGATTGGGTTTGTTTGTCCCGAGGCAATGTCAAGCTCTAGAATCAAGGCCAACCCTCAGGCTGCATCAATGTATTTGAAAGTAGTTTTCAatgctgaaattgaaaaggagaagaagGGTGATCCTAACATTACCAAGTGGTTTTTGATCCCATACCATCAAGA AaatcattggattttgtacgtGTTAGACCTACGTAGAGGTTGTGCGTATATTTTCGACTCTGCGATAGGTTCCAACCGAGAAAATAGTGCATGGGGAATCTTGTGTTT ggcataccaagtgtacaagtttAATGATGGGATTTGTCCGAATAGAGCGACTATGCAGGGGTTGAAAGGCTTCCATGTAAAG tgtgctcaacaagtcggcgcccacgagtgtggctattacgttatgaagttcatgcatGAAATAGTCACGTTACACCATAACACTGATGAGCGGTTAGACAAT gcttacactccaagaaatgcgccttataccgatgaggaaatagatgtggttcgtgagcaatgggctaagttttttacaaccgagtatttatttacttag